CAGAGGATTGGAAGTTTGACATGAGGCGGCGGTTGAACTCCCCGGCCATGTCGATGCCCATGTCCTTGAGATGGTAGTCCATGGCGGCTACTTCCACCAGCCTGGCAATATCCCTGCCGGGAGCCACGGAAAGCTGGACATGGAGCACTTTTTCCCCCAGGACATCCAGCCCCTCCCGCTCCAGGCCCAGCCTGTCCAGCTCTTCCTGGTCCTTGGCGGGAATGAGGGTGACGATGAGGTCCAGGCGCTTGTTGTGGCGGATGGATTTCAGGCCGAAAAGGGTGGTGATGTTGACGATGCCCAGGCCGCGCACCTCCATGAAGCCGCGGCTCATTTCCGGGGCGCTGGCCACCAGTTCTCCGCCCACGTTGCGCACGTACACCATGTCATCCGCCACGAGGGCCGCCCCGCGTTCAATCAGGCCCAGGGCCGTTTCACTCTTCCCCACGCCGCTCTTGCCGCGGATGAGGACGCCCACTCCGCGCACGTCCACCATGCAGCCGTGCAGGGTGACGCTTTCCGCGAATTCGTTTTCCAGAATGATGGTGGCGGAGTTGACGAATTTCATGGTTACCAGGCTTGTGCGGAAGACGCAGACGCCGGCCTCATCCGCCAGTTCCACGATTTCCCGTGGAGGGATCTTGTCACGGGAGAAGACGATGCCCGGCACCTCGCACCGGAACATGCGCTGAATGCGCGATTTGCGCATGCCTTCCGGCAGTTTTTGAAGATAGGCCAGCTCCGCGGAGCCGAAAACCTGGATGCGTTTGTTGGCAAAGTAGGAGTAGAAGCCGGCGATCGCCAGGCCGGGGCGGTTGAGGGCGGGTTCGCAGATGTGGCGGCTGAGGCCGGCGGGGCTGTTGATGAGTTCCAGTTGGAGGGCTTCCTTGTACTTGCCGTAAAATTTGGACAGGGTGACGAAATCCACTTTCTTCACTTTGGATTTGCTGAACATAATCCTATATAAAGAAACAAAACACACGTGAGAGCAATCAAATATTGTTGCCGGGGCCGTGTGCGGGGGCCTTTTTTGAAAAAAGGCCCGTTCCGGCATGGAATGCCACACTTTACCGGTTGATTTGAAGCCGCAGGCATGGTCTGATGAAGGCATGAACAGACTGGATCAATTAGCCACCTTGTTGAGATTTCCCAGCATTTCCGCACAGAAGGAACACGCCCGGGACGTGAGTGATTGCGCGGACTGGCTGGTAGATAAATTGTCCGGCATGGGATTGGAAGCAAAGGCCTGTAAAACGCCCCTCCACCCCATTGTGCTGGCCCGCAGCCCGCGGGAGGAAGGAAAGCCCACCGTGCTGATTTACGGCCATTACGACGTGCAGCCCGTAGATCCTGTGGAATTGTGGGAATCCGACCCGTTTGAGCCGGAAGTGAGGGACGGGAGAATTTACGCCCGCGGCGCTACGGACAACAAGGGGCAGCTGTTCGCCCATATCCTGGGCGTGGAGGAATTGCTCCGCCAGAACGGAGGCCACCTTCCCGTGAATGTGATTTTCCTTCTGGAAGGGGAGGAGGAAGTGGGCAGCGGCAGTCTTTCCCAGTTCATCAAGGAGCACAGGGAAGAACTGGCCTGCGACGTGATTGTGGTTTCCGATACCGGAATGGCCGCTCCGGACACCCCTACGTTTTCCTACGGTCTGCGCGGCCTGGCCGGGGCGGAAATAATCGTCAGAGGCCCTTCCGCGGATCTTCATTCCGGCGTGTTTGGAGGAGCGGTGGCCAATCCCATCACGGCTCTTGCGGAAATAATCGCTTCCTTCCATGATGAGGAGGGGCGTGTGGCCGTGAGAGGGTTTTACGACGGCGTGGAACCTATCGCCACATGGGAACGCAGCATGTGGGCCACGGTGCCCGGCATGAGCAATGAGGAACTGGCTCTGCTGACGGGCGTGGAAACCGTGGTGACGGAGGCCGGGTTCACCGGAGCGGAATGTATCTTTGCCCGTCCGACGCTGGAAATCAACGGTATTGGGGGAGGTTACCAGGGCGAGGGAAGCAAGACGATTATCCCCAGCCATGCCTTTGCCAAAATTTCATGCCGGCTGGTGCCGGGGCAACAGCCTGAAAGGATTGAAACCCTGTTGGAAGAACATGTGAAGAGACATTCCCCCAAGGGCGTCACGGTGGAGTTCAGGCGTGGCCACGGCGGGAATGCTTACGTGTGCGATCCGAATTCCGAGTTCGGTCTTGCCGCCCAGCAGGCTCTGGAAGAGGCTTTTGGCCGCAAACCCGTGCTGGTAAGGGAAGGAGGCAGCATTCCGATTATTGAGGAGATGAAGCGCATGCTGGGAGCGGATGCCCTGATGCTGGGCATGTGCCTTCCTGATGCCCATATCCACTCCCCCAATGAAAACTTTCCCGTGGATTTGTTCTCCAGGGGCATTGACATGAGCCAGATTCTTCTGCGCCGCCTGGGGCAGATCAAGCATTGACCTTTCTTATGGACCAGCCTGCCGCCGCTGAAATAGTCAATTTGCACAAGACCTTTAAAACAGGTCTTGGCAAGCCCGTGGTGCATGCCGTGCGGGGGATAGACATGAATATCCGGCAGGGGGAGGTGTATGGCCTCATTGGCCCGAACGGCTCCGGCAAGTCCACTCTGATGAAGGCCCTGCTGGGGCTGGTGAGGCCTACGGAAGGTTCCTGCTCCATTTTCGGCAGGTCCAGCCTGGCTCCGGACAGCAAGGAGGAAGTGGGCTTTCTTCCGGAAAACCCCTACTTTTACAAATTCCTGACGGGAGCGGAAACTGTTTCCTTTTACGGCAAATTGTGCGGCCTGAGCGGAAAACCTCTGAAAGAGAAAGTCCGGGAACTGCTGGAGCTGGTGGGATTAGCCGATGCGGCGGACAGGCGGCTGGGCGGCTATTCCAAAGGGATGCTCCAGCGCATCGGCATGGCGCAGGCGCTGGTCCAGTCCCCCCGCCTGCTGGTTCTGGACGAACCGACCGCCGGAGTGGATCCCCTGGGGTCGCGAGATATCCGGAATATTATCGACAACCTGAAAGGGCGGGGAATGACCGTATTCCTGTGCTCCCACCTGCTGGAACAGGTGCAGGAGGTTTGCGACCGGGTGGGCGTCATCTTTAAAGGGCTGCTCATTGCGGAAGGGACTGTGAATGAGCTGACGCGGGATTCCGACAAGCAGGAAATACTTCTGGAGCATGCTTCCCCGGAACTGATGGAACGGCTGAAGGATATGGTGAAGGAAGACGGCCGTGCCTCATGGCTGGAGGACGGGCATCCGCGCAACTCCCTGGAAAGCGTATTTCTAAAAAGTTTGTTGGAATGGAAGGAAAAGCATCCCAATCCGGAACCGTAAGCGGTCCGGCGGCCGCTAAACGGGAAGTGCGCCGCATGATACGTGAAAGGGTGGGCAGATTGGATGCCGCCGCCCGGGAGGCCATGTCCCGTTCCATCTGCCGCCGCGTGGCGGCGCTGGTGCGGGAAAGGAATTTCCGGCGCGTGGCTGTTTTTGCCGCCAGGCCGGGGGAGGTGGATTTGCTTTCCCTGCTGGATTTGCTTCCGGACCGGGAATGGTACTTCCCGCTGGTGCATGAAGGGAGAAAGCTGAGTTTTCACCGTGTATGCCATCACGGGGAATTGGTGGCGGGCAGCTGGGGCATACGCGAACCCGGTCCGGACTGCCCGGAACTGCATGCGGGGGAAATGGATTTGATCGTGCTGCCGGGGGCCGCGTTTACCGGAGACGGCAAGCGGCTGGGGTATGGCGGCGGATTTTATGATACGCTGCTGGCCGGCCCGGCTGCTGGGGTGCCGCTGGCGGGAGTCTGTTTCCCCTGCCAGCTTCTGGACGACCTGCCCATGGAAGCCCATGACAGGCGTGTGGATATGGTGATTACGCCAGAAGGGGAGTGACCTCTCCCGAGAAAGGAAAAGAGGCTAGATGCGGAAACGGTGTTTCTGCACAGTCAGTTTATAGAACAGGTCGTAGCGGGCGTTAAGCAGGGGCTGGAGATATTCCACCCCTCCGGCTACCTGGCCGCGGATGTCCGCATACAGTTTCCGGTAGTCGGAAAGTCCGCTGATCATGGCTTCATACAGGGGAGTGCGCAATCCGCATTCCACGGCAATGTGCATTTCAGCCGCTGCGGCCACAATCTGGCGGGACAGTCGGAATTGCATCCAGGCCAGCCCCAGGTTGCCGCCCACCCAGATGACCAGGGCTGCGCCCACGCAGGCGAACCCTGCTGCATGCTCTCCGAAACAGCCCAGCAGGGCTCCCAGAATTACCAGAAGGAGCATCAGCTTGATTTCCGTTCTCATCACGTCCTCCTGGTCCAGAAACAGCTTGCTGAGGCACGGCTTGATGCCGAAGTCCTTCAGGGGCATGTAAATGGAACGCCCCAGCCTTTCCTTGTACACTTCCAGATCCGTCTGGAGCTTTGCGGCCGGAAAATCTCCTATGTCGCAGTCCCACTGTTCTTTCACGCGTGGGCGCACATGGTTCCAGTGCGTCTGGCAGATGTTCAGGAATTCCTTGTTGTAATACGCGTGCCGTTCCTCAATGCCGGATTTGACCAGCTCATAAAACCATTCGTCAATGACGGGAGGAAGCT
This region of Akkermansia muciniphila genomic DNA includes:
- the hprK gene encoding HPr(Ser) kinase/phosphatase; protein product: MFSKSKVKKVDFVTLSKFYGKYKEALQLELINSPAGLSRHICEPALNRPGLAIAGFYSYFANKRIQVFGSAELAYLQKLPEGMRKSRIQRMFRCEVPGIVFSRDKIPPREIVELADEAGVCVFRTSLVTMKFVNSATIILENEFAESVTLHGCMVDVRGVGVLIRGKSGVGKSETALGLIERGAALVADDMVYVRNVGGELVASAPEMSRGFMEVRGLGIVNITTLFGLKSIRHNKRLDLIVTLIPAKDQEELDRLGLEREGLDVLGEKVLHVQLSVAPGRDIARLVEVAAMDYHLKDMGIDMAGEFNRRLMSNFQSSEN
- a CDS encoding dipeptidase; this encodes MNRLDQLATLLRFPSISAQKEHARDVSDCADWLVDKLSGMGLEAKACKTPLHPIVLARSPREEGKPTVLIYGHYDVQPVDPVELWESDPFEPEVRDGRIYARGATDNKGQLFAHILGVEELLRQNGGHLPVNVIFLLEGEEEVGSGSLSQFIKEHREELACDVIVVSDTGMAAPDTPTFSYGLRGLAGAEIIVRGPSADLHSGVFGGAVANPITALAEIIASFHDEEGRVAVRGFYDGVEPIATWERSMWATVPGMSNEELALLTGVETVVTEAGFTGAECIFARPTLEINGIGGGYQGEGSKTIIPSHAFAKISCRLVPGQQPERIETLLEEHVKRHSPKGVTVEFRRGHGGNAYVCDPNSEFGLAAQQALEEAFGRKPVLVREGGSIPIIEEMKRMLGADALMLGMCLPDAHIHSPNENFPVDLFSRGIDMSQILLRRLGQIKH
- a CDS encoding ABC transporter ATP-binding protein — protein: MDQPAAAEIVNLHKTFKTGLGKPVVHAVRGIDMNIRQGEVYGLIGPNGSGKSTLMKALLGLVRPTEGSCSIFGRSSLAPDSKEEVGFLPENPYFYKFLTGAETVSFYGKLCGLSGKPLKEKVRELLELVGLADAADRRLGGYSKGMLQRIGMAQALVQSPRLLVLDEPTAGVDPLGSRDIRNIIDNLKGRGMTVFLCSHLLEQVQEVCDRVGVIFKGLLIAEGTVNELTRDSDKQEILLEHASPELMERLKDMVKEDGRASWLEDGHPRNSLESVFLKSLLEWKEKHPNPEP
- a CDS encoding 5-formyltetrahydrofolate cyclo-ligase, with the protein product MEGKASQSGTVSGPAAAKREVRRMIRERVGRLDAAAREAMSRSICRRVAALVRERNFRRVAVFAARPGEVDLLSLLDLLPDREWYFPLVHEGRKLSFHRVCHHGELVAGSWGIREPGPDCPELHAGEMDLIVLPGAAFTGDGKRLGYGGGFYDTLLAGPAAGVPLAGVCFPCQLLDDLPMEAHDRRVDMVITPEGE